The genomic window TCGGCAAGGCCACCATGTCCCGTCAGCTCCGCGCTCTCGAACACCTCGGCCTCATCGCCCGCGAACCCGACCCCGCCGACGGCCGCGCCTGGCTCGTCCACCTCACGGAGGAGGGCCGGGCACGCTTCCGGGCGGTCCGGGACGCCCGGCGGGGAGCGTACGTACGGCAGCTGGCGGGATGGGACCGTGACGAGGTGGCCGAACTGGCAAGGCTGCTGCACCAGTTGAACCGAGGAGTGGAGAGCTGAGGAGGGGAGCCTCACAACTCCGCGAACACCACGCTCGCGTCGTCGTGTGTCTTGCCCCGCCCCAGGAACTCCCGCTCTGAGGCGGCGACTTCCAGCTGCCGCACCCGCCGCACCAACCCCCACGCCCCCGCCTTCCGTACGAAGGTGAAGCAGTCCGCCCAGCCCCCCTCCCGGAACCTCTCCACCCAGCGGCTCGCCCCGTCCGTCAACGCGACCAGCGAACGGACCTCCTCGCGAGGTACGACCCCCGTCACCGCACGCGCGGCGACCCCGGGATCCGCGGCCGCGGTCCAGAAGCCGCCCTCCTTGTTCCGGACCGTCGAGTCGGCGATGGCGGC from Streptomyces sp. DSM 40750 includes these protein-coding regions:
- a CDS encoding MarR family winged helix-turn-helix transcriptional regulator, which translates into the protein MHDEGGNGDGGGVGFSMPVSGMDQAFLALERELTVLLRRARAKSGEMARAVHPDLESAAYGLLARLDETGRLRATELAAYIGVGKATMSRQLRALEHLGLIAREPDPADGRAWLVHLTEEGRARFRAVRDARRGAYVRQLAGWDRDEVAELARLLHQLNRGVES